A DNA window from Melospiza georgiana isolate bMelGeo1 unplaced genomic scaffold, bMelGeo1.pri scaffold_51, whole genome shotgun sequence contains the following coding sequences:
- the LOC131096531 gene encoding olfactory receptor 14J1-like, giving the protein FFLLNLAFSDLGSICTTVPKAMHNSLWDTRNISYTGCAAQVFFFLFFITAEYSILTVMFYDRYVSICKPLHYGTLLGSRACAHMAAAAWASAFLNAVMHTANTFFLPLCKGNALGQFFCEVPQILKLSCSHSNTLREVELITVSASLVFGCFVFIVFSYVQIFRAVLRIPSEQGQHKAFSTCLPHLVMVSLFVSTGIFAQLKPPSMSSPSLDLALSVLYSVVPPALNPFIYSLRNQELKAAVRRLMTGYFQGH; this is encoded by the coding sequence ttcttcctgctcaacctggccttcagcgacctgggctccatctgcaccactgtccccaaagccatgcacaattccctctgggacaccaggaacatctcctacactggatgtgctgcacaggtctttttctttctgttctttatCACAGCAGAATATTCAATCTTGACCGTCATGTTCTACGACCGCtatgtgtccatctgcaaacccctgcactatgggaccctcctgggcagcagagcttgtgcccacatggcagcagctgcctgggccagtgcctttctaaATGCTGtcatgcacacagccaatacatttttcctgcccctgtgcaagggcaatgccctgggccagttcttctgtgaggTTCCACAGATCCtgaagctctcctgctcacactcaAACACTCTCAGGGAAGTTGAACTCATCACAGTTAGTGCCTCTTTGGTATTTGGTTGTTTTGtattcattgttttctcctatgtgcagatcttcagggctgtgctgaggatcccctctgagcagggacagcacaaagccttttccacctgcctccctcacctggttATGGTCTCCCTGTTTGTCAGCACTGGTATTTTTGCTCAATTGAAGCCCccttccatgtcctccccatccctggatctggccctgtcagtgctgtactcagtggtgcctccagccctgaaccccttcatctacagcctgaggaaccaagagctcaaggctgcagttaGGAGACTGATGACGGGATACTTTCAGGGACATTAA